The Oncorhynchus masou masou isolate Uvic2021 chromosome 13, UVic_Omas_1.1, whole genome shotgun sequence genomic interval tcctagatctgtggtttaAAGGTAGGTTTAGTTGGGCAACCTCTACATTGTACGCCATGTTGACAGGTTCTGGATCAGAAGGCTCCTATCTCAGTCCCCCAGGTCTTTGGAGCCTTGGCAGAGCCACGCATACCCCTGCGCTGACCCGCGGGAGACCCCATAGGGGCAAAAGGTCTGAAGGAGACTCGCGGAggagcagaggaagaggaggaggaagcagaagcagaagaagaagaagagggggtggtgaggaggggtgaggctcCGGGGGACTGCTGAGTGAGTCTgtgagtgggggagggggtgagggtaggggaggaaggagaggggagagagggcacATGGGCAGGGGCAAGTAGAGACCCCTGTTGGCCCCCCAGGGGGGCGAGATGCAGGGTGTCAGCTGAGCGGGATGGATAACCCCCACCCCCCAGGCGTGCCAGCTCCCTCCGCCCCGcggagaaagatggagagtggGGAGACGAGACAGGTGACATCTGGTGATAGGAGGAGATCCACGGCCAGGGaggaaaagggagggaggaggaggtggggggtgaCTGAAGGAGAAGAGGGTCCAGCTGGCTGGCGCAGTGGGAGAGGTGGGAGACCAGGCGGGCTCCAATAGGGTCCGGGGAGTCCACCCCTCCTTCTAAAGAGCCCAGGTACCGAACCACCTCTCCTACACACTGTCTGAATCCCAGGGTCCTATAGTCCACAGCCAGGACCTGAGCATCAATgtaccctgagagagagagaggtagggttagaggaaacatagaaggaaagacagagaattTGGAGGGAGATAAAAAAAAGGAGAAAATCAGTCAGTGAAAATATCAGATTGATGTTAGATAACCAACTCTGTCGCAGGACAGAAAGACGGACGGTCTCACCTTTGCCCCCGATGGCATGCAGCAATTTAAGGTGGTCCACCGTCATCTGCAGAATCTCTGCCTTCTCCAGTTTAGACGAGCCCTGGAGAGAAGAGCAACCACCTTTAAGAACAGCTCAGGTAAAAGATGTTAGACAATTGAACTCACTATAGGTTGTGGTTGTTACCTGCTTCTCAAAAGCACTTGGCACCAGTCTTCTAAGCTCTGACAGACTGTGGTTGATCCTGTCTCTGCGTCTCTTCTCTATGATCTGAACAGGGAGACCAGCACACAGCTTTAGAGAGCCGTAACTTTACTGATATACTgtagttgggagaggagaggagaggagaaaggaagagaggaggagaggagagaggaggaagaggagaggagaggaggaagaggagaggagagaggaggagaggaggaagaggagaggacagaggaggaagaggagaggagagaggaggggaggaggaagaggaggaagaggagaggagagaggaggagaggagaggagaaaggaagagaggatgaaaggaggagatgaggagaggagaaagtaggagaggagaggataacggaagagaaaggaggagaggagaacggaagagaaaggaggagaggagaaaggaagagaaaggaggaggagaggagaaaggaagagaaaggaggagaggagaaaggaagagaaaggaggagaggagaaaggaagagaaaggagaaaggaagaaaggaagaggaaggaggagaggggagtagtaagaaggaggagaggagaaaggaaggaagaggaatgaggagagcagtaaggaagaggaaggaggagaggagaaaggaagaaaggaagaggaaggaggagaggagagcagtaaggaagaggaaggaggagaggagaggagagcagtaaggaagaggaaggaggagcggagaggagagcagtaaggaagaggaaggaggagaggagaggagaaaggaagaaaggaagaagaaggaggagatgagaggagagcagtaaggaagaggaaggaggagaggagaggagaaaggaaggaaggaagatggaggagaaaggaggagaggagagcagtaaggaagaggaaggaggagcggagaggagagcagtaaggaagaggaaggaggagaggagaggagaaaggaagaaaggaagaggaaggaggagatgagaggagagcagtaaggaagaggaaggaggagaggagaggagaggagaggagaaaggaaggaaggaagatgaaggaggagaggagaaaggaggagaggagagcagtaaggaagaggaaggaggagaggagaggagagcagtaaggaagaggaaggaggagaggagaggagaaagaaaggaaggaagaggaaggaggagaggagaaaggaggagaggagtagaggagtatcAGAGGGACTTGAAttcacccctcttctcttcttccggGCCAGAATCTGGGAGGTGCTAACTGGGGACATGGACCCAGTGactggactggagagagggagagagagggagagaggtggagagacagagagggagagagggggagagagagagagagggagagagagagagagagagagagggagggggggggagagagagagagagagagagagagagagagggggggagagagagagagagaggggggagagagagagggagagagagagagggggagagagagagagggagagagagagagagagagagagagagggagagagagagagagagaggggagagagagagagagagagagagagagagagagaggggagagagagggggggagagagggagagagagggagagagagaggtgagagagagagcgagggggggagagggagagggggggagagagagagagagggggagagaaagagagagggggagagagagagagaaagagagagagggagagagagagagagagagagggggggagagagaggagaggggggggagagagagagagagagggaggtggagagaggggggagagagagtgagagcttTGATATCACTGCATATTGTTATTGTTATGCCTCTAATACCATGCAGAGACACGATGGCACAGCATCTCCTTCAATCTAATTTGTCTTTTTGGGTACAGAGAGACCTCTTTATACCAAAGCCTTTCTACAGAGATGGTTTTATATCCTCAGGGCTTTAGTCTaacagtgtttctctctctctctctctctctctctaacatctactttgttgttctgaacagaatgtaTTGCGTCCCAAGGGGCACCCtggtccctacatagtgcactactattgggcCCAcaagactctggtcaaaagtaatgcactatatagaggatagggtgccattggggaccagtaaaaataaataaatggatcCTGTTTGTCAAACCAGCTCTCGTTTCAGTTCTTAAAAGAGCCTGACAGCTTTGAGTGCTTTTACTGTGGTGTCCTTCACTGGCACCGGTCCATCAAAGTGTTGGTTCTTCTGATGTGCCCGCTGGTCTTGTTTAGATggggttgtgttgtgttacatttgtTCTCTACTTATTCTGAAGAGGGAAGCTACAGTTGTCCTTTTGAATGTCATGTAGGGGCATAGAGGAAGATTATATATTGTTTAAGGAAAGTTCTGTTGGAAGATTATATATTGTTTAAGGAAAGTTCTGTTGAAAGATTATATATTGTTTAAGGAAAAATTCTGTTGAAAGATTATATATTGTTTAAGGAAAGTTCTGTTGAAAGATTATATCTTGTTTAAGGAAATTTCTGTTGAAAGATTATATCTTGTTTAAGGAAAGTTCTGTTGAAAGATTATATATTGTTTAAGGAAAGTTCTGTTGAAAGATTATATATTGTTTAAGGAAAGTTCTGTTGAAAGATATATTGTTTAAGGAAAGTTCTGTTGAAAGATATATTGTTTAAGGAAAGTTATGTTTAAAGATGATATATTGTTTAAGGAAAGATCTGTTTATAGATATATTGTTTAAGGAAAGATCTGTTTAAAGATGTATTGTTTAAGGAAATATCTGTTTAAAGATATATTGTTTAAGGAAAGTTATGTTTAAAGATGATATATTGTTTAAGGAACGATCTGTTTAAAGATATATTGTTTAAGGAAAGTTATGTTTAAAGATGACATATTGTTTAAGGAAAGTTCTGTTTAAAGATATATTGTTTAAGGAAAGTTATGTTTAAAGATGATATATTGTTTAAGGAAAGATCTGTTTAAAGATATATTGTTTAAGGAAAGTTATGTTTAAAGATGATATATTGTTTAAGGAAAGATCTGTTTATAGATATATTGTTTAAGGAAAGATCTGTTTAAAGATGTATTGTTTAAGGAAATATCTGTTTAAAGATATATTGTTTAAGGAAAGTTATGTTTAAAGATGATATATTGTTTAAGGAACGATCTGTTTAAAGATATATTGTTTAAGGAAAGTTATGTTTAAAGATGATATATTGTTTAAGGAAAGATCTGTTTATAGATATATTGTTTAAGGAAAGATCTGTTTAAAGATGTATTGTTTAAGGAAATATCTGTTTAAAGATATATTGTTTAAGGAAAGTTATGTTTAAAGATGATATATTGTTTAAGGAACGATCTGTTTAAAGATATATTGTTTAAGGAAAGTTATGTTTAAAGATGATATATTGTTTAAGGAAAGATCTGTTTATAGATATATTGTTTAAGGAAAGATCTGTTTAAAGATGTATTGTTTAAGGAAAGATCTGTTTAAAGATATATTGTTTAAGGAAAGATCTGTTTAAAGATATATTGTTTAAGGAAAGATCTGTTTAAAGATATATTGTTTAAGGAAAGATCTGTTTAAAGATATATTGTTTAAGGAAAGTTATGTTTAAAGATGATATATTGTTTAAGGAAAGATCTGTTTAAAGATATATTGTTTAAGGAAAGATCTGTTTAAAGATATATTGTTTAAGGAAAGATCTGTTTAAAGATATATTGTTTAAGGAAAGATCTGTTTAAAGATATATTGTTTAAGGAAAGATCTGTTTAAAGATATATTGTTTAAGTTCTGTTTAGTATAGTAATGTGTCTCTAGTATAGTAATGTATCTCTAGTATAGTAATGTGTCTCTAGTATAGTAATGTGTCTCTAGAATAGTCTAGTTTGTGGTACACATTCTCAATGTCTATGATAACATCACTATTAAGTTTTtcttcttttttgggggggggggtcctgttcCCCACACAGACTTTCAAATAAATCATTACCACCTAAATTAAGAGTTTAAATCAATTTGAATTGACTTTGACAATTAGCCTAGACATGATGAGTCTCCAAGTCCTCTGTCCTCAAAGTCTGCTTCAGGATATATGATATTCATATATTCATATTTAATATATTATTATGATATATTCATATGCTATATTCATATTCAATACATTATGGCTATATAGTCATATTCTATATTCATAtttaatacattattattattataatatattcatATTTAATACATTGTTATTATCATATTTTCATTTTctatattcatattattattatatattcatattctatattattatatattcatattattatcATATATTCATATAATTGTTATGATTATATATTCATATTATATATTCAAAtgattattattagtattattatcatatattcatattattattagcaTATATACATATTctatagtaatattattattatcatatattcatattctatattaatattattattatcatagaTTCATATtatatattcatattattattaacatatatttatattctgtattcatattatatattaatattattattatcatgtattcatattctatattcatattattattatcatatattcatattctatattaatattattattatcatagaTTCATATtatatattcatattattattaacatatatttatattctgtattcatattatatattaatattattattatcatgtatTCATATTCTATATTCATATTACTATTATCATATATTCATATTctatattaatattattatcaTACATTCatattatatattaatattattattatcatatattcatattctatattcatattattattatcatatatgtatattctgtattcatattatatattaatattattattatcatatattcatattattattatcgtatattcatattctatattcatattattattattatatatttatattctatattcatattatatattcatattctatatatatattattatcatatatttatattctatattcatattctatattcacattattattatcatatatttatattctatattcatattctatattcatattattattatcatatattcatattctatattcatattattattatcatatattcatattctatattcatattatatattcatattattattatcatatatttatattctatattcatattctatattcctattattattatcatatattcatattctatattcatattctatatatatattattatcatATATTTATATTCTATATTCATATGATTATTATCATATATTTATATTCTATATTcatattctatatatatattattattatcatatatTTATATTCTATATTCATATTATTGTTATCATATATTTATATTCTATATTCATATTCtatatacatattattattattatcatatatTTATATTCTATATTCATATTCTATTTTCATATTATTATATTCAAAGCTGTCAAACATTCCCCCTTTTCTCTGAAGGAACCAAAAAATGAAATCCAAGACTTGACATGAACGGGGTATATAAATGGAACCAGAACAGAGCGACAACTTTTGGGGACGTTTAAAAGACCTTAAGTAAACAGTTTATCGAGATCAAAcactcagagacaggcagagtcaaacactcagagacaggcagagtcaaacactcagagacaggcagagtcaaacactcagagacaggcagagtcaaacactcagagacaggcagagtcaaacactcagagacaggcagagtcTTGACTTGACTGTTCACACTAGGTTTTAACAAGTTATACTTGTTCACTCTGCATTGCACCAAGTTAGGCGTGAATCAAAGTAAAGTGGACTGCCTGTCATAGTGGACTGCCTGTCATAGTGGACTGCCTGTCATAGTGGACTGCCTGTCATAGTGGACTGCCTGTCATAGTGAACTGCCTGTCATAGTGGACTGCCTGTCATAGTGAACTGTCTGTCATAGTGGACTGCCTGTCATAGTGAACTCTCTGTCATAGTGGACTGCCTGTCATAGTGGACTGCCTGTCATAGTGGACTGCCTGTCATAGTGAACTGTCTGTCATAGTGGACTGCCTGTCATAGTGGACTGCCTGTCATAGTGGACTGCCTGTCATAGTGGACTGCCTGTCATAGTGAACTGTCTGTCATAGTGGACTGCCTGTCATAGTGGACTGCCTGTCATAGTGGACTGCCTGTCATAGTGAACTGCCTGTCATAGTGGACTGCCTGTCATAGTGGACTGCCTGTCATAGTGGACTGCCTGTCATAGTGGACTGCCTGTCATAGTGAACTGTCTGTCATAGTGGACTGCCTGTCATAGTGGACTGCCTGTCATAGTGGACTGCCTGTCATAGTGGACTGCCTGTCATAGTGAACTGCCTGTCATAGTGGACTGCCTGTCATAGTGGACTGCCTGTCATAGTGGACTGTATGTCTTGTTCTGTctggaaaaaaacatgttttctatAAATAGTTTAGATTACGATACACATTCCCTTATTTTACTCTTTTATATTCTATTCCATTATaccctattctattctattccattataccctattctattccattatatcctattctattccattataccctattctattccattataccctattctattccattattccctattctattccattataccctattctattctattccattatacCCTATTCTATTCCATTGTACCCTACcctattctattccattatacCTTATTCTATTCCATTATACTCTATCCTATTCCATTGTACCCTACCCTATTCTATTCCGTTATATcctattctattccattataccctattctattctattccattataccctaccctattctattccattataccctattctattctattccattatacCCTATTCTATTCCATTTTACCCTACcctattctattccattataccctattctattctattccatt includes:
- the LOC135551647 gene encoding hairy/enhancer-of-split related with YRPW motif-like protein, producing the protein MKRPYDDYSSPDSDDMDKLIDVGQEDGFCPVTGSMSPVSTSQILARKKRRGIIEKRRRDRINHSLSELRRLVPSAFEKQGSSKLEKAEILQMTVDHLKLLHAIGGKGYIDAQVLAVDYRTLGFRQCVGEVVRYLGSLEGGVDSPDPIGARLVSHLSHCASQLDPLLLQSPPTSSSLPFPPWPWISSYHQMSPVSSPHSPSFSAGRRELARLGGGGYPSRSADTLHLAPLGGQQGSLLAPAHVPSLPSPSSPTLTPSPTHRLTQQSPGASPLLTTPSSSSSASASSSSSSAPPRVSFRPFAPMGSPAGQRRGMRGSAKAPKTWGTEIGAF